GAGTTGAATGGTGCATCAGGCAACGATTTTCTGGTGGGCGGAGAGGGCAACGATGTGCTGATTGGTGGCACAGGGAAGGATAGATTAATGGGCGGAAGCGGGCGGGAGCGGGTAGGCAGGGGAGCAATCTTGCTACGTTCTTAGCGGGGCTGCTGTAGGCATAGGATACGTTAGCAAGGCGTAGTGTGTATGAATTACGGGAATGGGGAGATGAGCGGCGATCGGGGCGATTGGTTCAGGGGGGCATACAATGTGCTGGGTCAGGTTTTGGGAATTGCGTGAATTTTTTTGTAGAGAGGGTTGATTTTTTGGGAAAGTTTAGTACACTTGTATTAGTTCTATCGGTAGTTCTTGAGCTACTTCATTTTCATGATTCAGCAAACGCTTCAACTATTCGATACCTTCCCTATTCTGGAAGTCCCCGAAGACCAGATTTGGGAACAATACCAGGAGGAGTATTCTGTCGCTAGCTCCCTACCGCAAGAAACCCTTCTCACAGAAACCCAGCAGCTTTTTCACTCAGACGGCTCCGAAGCGGAACTGGTTACCCTGATTCAGAAGGCGATCGACGTGATTCAGGATTTGTGCAATCAGACCAACTAACCTATCAGCTTTTAAGTTTTACGGCTCTTCCTTTGCCCCTGGTTCTGCTTTTTTTGCTTCCTCTTCCATCGCTTCCTGGAGGTAAAGCTGAGCCAGTCGATCGTAAATTCCGGCTCCAATGTACATGGGGTATTTGTGCGATCGGCTGTAGACCCAAACGACCTCATCCATCAAATAAATTCGCACGTCCTCCGTCAATTTTTTGCACTGCGGCATCAGGGACTTTGCCGTTTCCAGGGCATCCGTCCATCGCTCAAATTCCTGACTGTAGCGGGGAGTAACAACCTTAAACATTGAATATTCTGTGTCTGCGATCGATCTCTATAGGCTGATCATAAATCGATCGACGGGACAAAAGACGAATCGCCTATCCCAACCCAATTTCCGCAACAACAAAAGCACCACACAACAAAAGGCACGATCGCCCATCCTCAAAGGAACTAATGCGATCGCGCCTTTTTTCCTATCAATCCACGAACCTCTAACCCTTGTCTACTCTGGTGTCTAGGCTCAGCCTAGATACGGTCTCGGTGCGGCTCTGCCGCTTATCTTAGCCGGAGGCGGAGCCTCCCAATAGCATTCCAACGCGGAGCATTGGAACAAGGAGTAACGAGGGGTGCGAGGAGAGAATGATGGCAAACTATACCACTTAGCCCGCCGCCGTGGGCATTCCCAGGATGTCCTCAATTCGAGGCATTTCCTCCAGCGGAATCACCCGACCCTCATCCTCGAATCCAGCGATCTGGTCGAAGTTGAGGTAGCGATACAGGTCTGCCGCGAAGGGATCGAGTTTTTCGGTGACGATCGCCATATACTCTTCAACCGTAGGAATCCGACCCAGGAGGGCACAGACTGCCGCCAGTTCCGCTGAGCCGAGGTAGACTTTGGCATCCTTGCCCATGCGGTTGTTGAAGTTGCGCGTCGAAGTCGAGAAGACCGTTACGCCATCCTCTACCCGCGCCTGGTTGCCCATACAGAGAGAGCATCCGGGCATTTCGGTTCGGGCATTCACGGCATTGAAGATATCGTAAACGCCTTCTTCGCGGAGCTGCTTTTCGTCCATGCGGGTGGGCGGGGCGATCCAGAGGCGAACCTTGATTGCGGTTTCTCCTTCGAGGATCTTGGCGGCGGCGCGATAGTGACCGATGTTGGTCATGCAGGAGCCGATAAACACCTCATGGATCGGGTCGCCTGCACATTCAGACATCAGTTTAATGTTGTCCGGGTCGTTGGGAGCTGCGACGATCGGTTCCTTGATCTGATCCAGATCGACCTCGATCACATCGGCGTATTCGGCATCCTTATCGGCTTCCATCAGCGAGGGATTTGCCAGCCATTGTTCCATCTTCGCCACGCGCCGCAGAATCGTCCGGGCATCGCCATAGCCCCGTGCCGCCATGTTTTTCAGTAGGGCAACGTTCGATCGCAGATATTCCGCTACGGTCTCGGTGCTGAGGGCGATCGTGGAACCCGCACAGGATCGCTCTGCCGTCGCATCCGTTAACTCAAAAGCCTGCTCCAGTTTCAGATTGGGCAGTCCTTCCATTTCCATGATCCGCCCGGAGAAGACGTTCTTTTTGTTCTGCTTCTCGACGGTGAGTTTGCCTTCCTGGATTGCCACGTAGGGAATCGCGTTCACAATATCGCGCAGGGTGACTCCGGGCTGAAGTTGACCCTTGAACCGCACCAGCACGGATTCCGGCATATCCAGAGGCATCGCGCCCAACGCCGCCGCAAACGCCACCAGCCCTGAACCTGCGGGGAAGGAAATCCCGAGCGGGAAACGAGTATGGGAGTCGCCGCCTGTCCCCACCGTATCGGGAAGCAGCATCCGGTTCAGCCAGGAGTGAATGATGCCATCGCCCGGACGCAGGGAAACGCCGCCCCGCTGGGTAATGAAGTCCGGCAGATCCTTGTGGGTCTTAATGTCTACGGGCTTGGGATAGGCTGCGGTGTGACAAAAGCTTTGCATCACCAGATCGGCGCTGAAGCCCAGACAAGCTAATTCTTTCAGCTCATCGCGGGTCATGGGTCCCGTAGTGTCCTGCGATCCCACGGTGGTCATGATCGGCTCACAGGAAGTTCCCGGACGCACACCCTCCAGACCGCAGGCTTTTCCGACCATCTTTTGTGCCAGGGTGTAGCCTTTACCCGTATCTTCCGGTTGGGCAGGACGAATAAACCGATCGCTCACCGACAGCCCCAACGCCACCCGTGCCTTATCCGTCAGAGTCCGACCAATCAGCAGGGGAATCCGTCCGCCTGCCCGCACTTCGTCCAGAATCGTATCCGGCTTGAGTTTGAAGGTGGAAATGACTTCGCCCAACTCGTTTTGAATTTCGCCTTTGTAGGGATAGATCGTGACCACATCCCCGGTCTCCATGCGGGACACATCGCACTCGATCGGCAGCGCACCGGAATCTTCAGCCGTATTGAAGAAAATCGGCGCAATCTTGCCACCCAGTACGTATCCGCCCGATCGCTTGTTCGGTACGAAGGGAATGTCCTGTCCGATGTGCCACAGCACGGAGTTGATGGCGGACTTACGAGAAGATCCGGTTCCTACCACGTCTCCCACATACGCTACGGGATGACCTTTTTGTTTCAGTTGGGCGATCGTCTCCAGGCTTCCCGGTTGACGGGTTTCCAGCATTGCCAGGGCATGGAGCGGAATATCGGGACGGGTTGTAGCATGGGTCGCGGGAGACAGATCATCGGTATTCGTTTCGCCCGGAACCTTGAACACCGTCACCGTAATCGATTCTGCCAGTTCGGGACGGTTGGTAAACCAGTCGGCATTTGCCCAGGAGTTCATCACCTGCTGAGCGTAGCTGTTGCCTTGTTCCGCAAGTTCCTGAACATCGTGAAACGCATCGTAAACCAGCAGGATTTTGCTTAAAGCGGCTGCCGCTGCACGGGCGATCGACTCATCTTCAACTTGCAGCAAATCGATCAGCGACTGGACGTTGTAACCGCCCATCATCGTGCCCAATAGCTCTACCGCATCCAGGGCAGACACCAGCGGACTGGAAATTTCGCCCTTCGCCACCCCCGTCAGAAAGCCTGCCTTCACATAAGCTGCCTGATCCACCCCCGGCGGAACCCGATCGCGCAACAAGCTCAGCAAAAAGGCTTCCTCACCTGCCGGAGGATTTTTCAAAAGCTCACAAAGACCAGAGGTTTGTTCCGCATCTAGCGGCAGTGGCGGAATTCCTAACGCCGATCGCTCTGCAACTTGACTCCGATACGCTTCAAGCATCGTCCTAACTTCTCCTGGCATTTTCCTGGGAAACTTTCCTGGCAGCAAAACTTTCGGTGACGTATATCACCTCTGAGTCTTCTATTGAAACATTTTTCGATCGATTCCGTGCCGTAGGCGCTCCGCAAATTGTAAGGGCTTCTGGACAGTCGCAACTGTCTTACTGCTGATCTAAAAATCTCTTAACCCTTCGGATCGCAGCGAATTTCTACTAGAAAGCCATCCGGATCGTAAAAGTAAATCCCCCTTCCCGTCGGGCGGCTTACAGGACCATGATCGATCACAATCTGGTTTTGCCGCAGCACTTCAACCGCATGGTCAAATAAGTCCGGATCAATATCAAAAGCCAGATGTCCGGCGCGGGTAAAGCATTTGCTGGGGTCAGGGTCGGGCGGTAGCAGATCGGGCTTCCAGAACAAATCGACGATCGTGCCATCGGGCGTTTCAAAGTTCGCCGCTTCCCCTTTCTCAAACAGTTCCTTCAGCGTTTCCGGCACTTCCGATCCGGTCAGTTCCCGCAGTCCCAGCACCTTGCCGTAAAAATGACGCGACGCAGCCATGTCTTTCACGTTCAGCGCAATATGATGGACTCGGCGCAGCATTCCGGATGTAAGGGCGTTGCGAAGCAGTTCCCCCTGAGGGGTAATTGATGCTTCTTGCTGAGGACTGGAAACCATAGGACAAGAGATTGGATATTGCTTATGAATTCAGGGTAGCTGCTAAAGTCTTCTGCTGAGTGATTTCATCCTGAAGGCACGCTACTGCCCAGCAGCAAAGATTTGGGCGGCAGTGAGGCTCAGGGCAGGAAATGAGTTCGATCGCACGAGTTCATCGCCTCGAACTAAACGCTTCTGGTAGCGATCGCCTTCTAACTCGCAAATCGTGAGGGTAGGCTGCTTAGGAGTTCCGATGTAGTCCCTGCCGCCCAGTCCTAAATAATCGACAATCCAATATTCGGGTACGCCGAACAGGGCATAATCTTCCGTTTTACGAGCGTAGTCGTTTTGCCAATTGCTGCTCACCACTTCAACGATCAGCTTAATCGAAGCTCCTCGACAAATCGTAGGTTCCTGCTGCCAAAGGGGTTCCTGTGCCAATTGAGTTTGGTCTAGCACAATCACATCAGGACGGAAAGCAGTTTCAGTTGCTAATAATTTGACCAGACAGCGATGGGGAATGAGAAAAGGGACATTCTGTTGGTCAATTGCCACGTTCAGCTTGCGTCCAATGAAAGCCGCGACCTGTTCATGAATGCCAGTTGGTTCCAAGTCGATTAGCTCTCCGTCAATCAGTTCGTACTGGGGGTTGTCGCCATAGTAATCAATAAACTTACGAACATTGAGCAGTCGGGGCTGAAGTTGAACCATTGGCTTGCCTGTCCAGAAGTGTTTTTACTGTGCTTCTAACTGTGAATGTAGCGCAATCCGATTGCCCTCAGAATCCTCAAACTCCGCCACCCAGCCCTGCCCCCCGATCGACGTTTTGGGATACAGAATTTTGCCCCCAATCGCCTGAACTTGGGTCAGTGTCTCATCAATGCTGTCGGTACT
This is a stretch of genomic DNA from Leptolyngbya ohadii IS1. It encodes these proteins:
- a CDS encoding VOC family protein, which codes for MVSSPQQEASITPQGELLRNALTSGMLRRVHHIALNVKDMAASRHFYGKVLGLRELTGSEVPETLKELFEKGEAANFETPDGTIVDLFWKPDLLPPDPDPSKCFTRAGHLAFDIDPDLFDHAVEVLRQNQIVIDHGPVSRPTGRGIYFYDPDGFLVEIRCDPKG
- a CDS encoding Uma2 family endonuclease yields the protein MVQLQPRLLNVRKFIDYYGDNPQYELIDGELIDLEPTGIHEQVAAFIGRKLNVAIDQQNVPFLIPHRCLVKLLATETAFRPDVIVLDQTQLAQEPLWQQEPTICRGASIKLIVEVVSSNWQNDYARKTEDYALFGVPEYWIVDYLGLGGRDYIGTPKQPTLTICELEGDRYQKRLVRGDELVRSNSFPALSLTAAQIFAAGQ
- the acnB gene encoding bifunctional aconitate hydratase 2/2-methylisocitrate dehydratase gives rise to the protein MLEAYRSQVAERSALGIPPLPLDAEQTSGLCELLKNPPAGEEAFLLSLLRDRVPPGVDQAAYVKAGFLTGVAKGEISSPLVSALDAVELLGTMMGGYNVQSLIDLLQVEDESIARAAAAALSKILLVYDAFHDVQELAEQGNSYAQQVMNSWANADWFTNRPELAESITVTVFKVPGETNTDDLSPATHATTRPDIPLHALAMLETRQPGSLETIAQLKQKGHPVAYVGDVVGTGSSRKSAINSVLWHIGQDIPFVPNKRSGGYVLGGKIAPIFFNTAEDSGALPIECDVSRMETGDVVTIYPYKGEIQNELGEVISTFKLKPDTILDEVRAGGRIPLLIGRTLTDKARVALGLSVSDRFIRPAQPEDTGKGYTLAQKMVGKACGLEGVRPGTSCEPIMTTVGSQDTTGPMTRDELKELACLGFSADLVMQSFCHTAAYPKPVDIKTHKDLPDFITQRGGVSLRPGDGIIHSWLNRMLLPDTVGTGGDSHTRFPLGISFPAGSGLVAFAAALGAMPLDMPESVLVRFKGQLQPGVTLRDIVNAIPYVAIQEGKLTVEKQNKKNVFSGRIMEMEGLPNLKLEQAFELTDATAERSCAGSTIALSTETVAEYLRSNVALLKNMAARGYGDARTILRRVAKMEQWLANPSLMEADKDAEYADVIEVDLDQIKEPIVAAPNDPDNIKLMSECAGDPIHEVFIGSCMTNIGHYRAAAKILEGETAIKVRLWIAPPTRMDEKQLREEGVYDIFNAVNARTEMPGCSLCMGNQARVEDGVTVFSTSTRNFNNRMGKDAKVYLGSAELAAVCALLGRIPTVEEYMAIVTEKLDPFAADLYRYLNFDQIAGFEDEGRVIPLEEMPRIEDILGMPTAAG